Within the Gaiellales bacterium genome, the region GCGGCGGCGGCTCAGCCGTCGCTCTTCCTCTCCAGCGGCGACAACTCCTACCTGCTCGCCGCACCGCCGTTCCTGGACAGGGCCATCTTCACCCCGCTGCGGCCGCTGCTGGGCGAGGCCGCGAGCGTGGTCGCGCTGGGCGAGCACGACCTCGCCTGGAACCGCGGGTCGGCCGTGAAATCCGCGTTCGGCATGCCCGGCGAGCGCTGCGCCGTGCAGTACGGGCCGGTGCGGGTGACCGTCCTCGGCCTCGAGGCCGATGGCTCGGCGCTCGACTTCGCCCGCCGCACGGTCGGCCGGGGCTGCTCGCCGGCCTGCCCGGTGCGGCTCGTGCTCGTCCACCGGCCGGTCGACGCGGACAACCCGATCATGCCGCTGCTGCGCCGCCGCCACGTGGCGGCGATCCTCGCGGCGCACCTGCACCGCTACGAGCGCCATGTCCGCGCCGGCATCCTCCAGCTCACGGTCGGCACCGGCGGCGAGGGGCCGGGCGGAAAGCAGTTCACGAAGGCGACGCCCGACGCGATCGTCTCGCTGCTCGACTACGGCTTCGTGCAGATCGACATCCACGGCGCCACGATCGACTACCGCTTCATCGACGAGACCGGACGGGTACGCGACAGCGTGCGGCGACCGGTAGCGGTGAACGGTTCTGTGGCCCCGTCCGCGCACTGGCGGACGAGGCCACAGGGGTTCGCCGGAGCTTGGAGCTAGTAGTTGCTGTACGGCCGTTGCGGGTCGTCGTACGCACGCGTGCGCGTGCGCCCGGCGACCGGCTGGCGCCGGTTCGCCATGGCGATCCAGAGGAGCGTCATGACGAAGCCGATGGCTCCGGCGATCATCAGGACATCACCGACGATGTCCCAGTTGACGTTGCTCGTGTGCAGCGTGACGGCGAAGCGCAGGATTGCGCCCACCGCGAACAGCACCAGCGAGGTTCCGATTCGCATCGCGAATCGGGCCTAGACGCGAGTCCGTCCGGCGACGTTCCGCCAGATGAACAGCGCCAAGACGATGATGACGAGCAATACCAGAATTGTGACCAGCATCGGGTCCCTCCTAGGACGGCAGCTGTGTACTTCCGTGCTGTACCCGTGGCGGTGATACCGAAAACGCCGCGGGTACCTGTTCACAATCCGAACTCGCGGCGAACAGATCCCATACATCCGTGGCCCACGATGGGACTCGTGGGGAGGGCGACATGACACAGCGAGAGGTACGCGAGGGGTCGGTCGTCGATCTGGTTGCGCGCATCGCACGGGAGCGGTCGCAGACTGCGGCCGATGCGCACGACGGGAGCGACGACGTGGTGAGCGTGGATCGGGAGCAGGCGCCGCGGCTGCGGCCGCCGACGCGGCTGTTCCCCGGCGCGCCGAAGCGCCGGCCACGAACTCCGTAGGGGAGCGGGGGACGGGCACGACGGGCCCGGCGTCCCAGATCGGGATGCCGGGCCCGTAGTCTGCAGATGGCCAGAACGGGTCATGTTGCCGGCTCTGCCTCCCGCCGATGAACACTCAATGAGGCTCCCGCTTCGCCGTCTGGTCGTCCTTGGCTCCGCCGCTGCTGCGGTCGCCTGCGCGGGCGGCCAGGCGCGTGCCACGGGAACCCCGCCGCCCGGCATGCCGCCGTCCGGCCACATCCGCCTCGGCGTCGCCGCGGGCAAGCCGAGCACCTTCGACTCGCTCACGCGCCACCACCACGACGTCTGGCTGCAGTTCGACATGCTGGGCGGCTCGTGGGTCAGGTGGAAGGGGGTGAAGACGCAGATCGACAAGGCGACGGCGTCGCACCGCATCGCGATGCTCACGCTCGGCGCCACGCGCGTCTCCGACCGGCACAAGTTCTCGCCCGGTGAGCTGGCCGCCGGCAAGGCCGACTCGATCTACATCTCCTACTCGCAGCAGGCAAACGGGACCGGCCGTCCCGTCTGGATCCGCCCGATGCAGGAGATGAACGGCTACTGGATGTCGTACTGCGCGTTCAACGCGAACGGCACGCGCAAGGGCGCCGCCTACGCGACCGGCAAGTACAAGGCGGCGTTCCGCCGGATCGCGATCATCATGCGAGGCGGCACCAAGGCGGCGATCAACGCGGAGCTTCGGGCCGCCGGGCTGAAGGTACTGCAGGCGCGGCTCTCCTCCGAGGGCATCGACGCGAGCGGCCAGATCGCCATGGTCTGGAATCCGCAGGGCGCGGGCTCGCCGAACGTCGCCGGGAACCAACCGCGCGACTACTACCCCGGCAACGCGTACGTGGACTACGTCGCCGACGACCTCTACGCACAGGGCGGCAACGCCTACTGGAAGGGCATGCAGCCGCTCTACGACTACGGCAAGCCCTTCATCCTGGGCGAGTGGGCGCCGTGGGGCTACGACGATCCGACCTTCGTCAACAAGGTCTTCACCTGGGCCCGCAACCACCCGCGGACCGCCGCGATCGTCTACTACGACCGCGTGTCGACATTCGACCTGAAGAGCAAGCCGCGATCGCTCAGCGCCTACAGGGCGCAGGCCGGCCGTGCCGTGTTCGACACCACCGCGTAACGCGCTCGCCTTGACTCGCCCGCTCGTGGCGGGCACCATCCCCCGGTCGCGCCGCCCGGCGCGTGATCCGAGAAGGGGTGGCTATGACACGCGCGATGACCTGGGCGGCCGCCGTTGCGGTGGCGGTGCTCATGACGGCCGGCAGCGCGAGCGCCTCTGCCCCGGAGACGCTGCACCACGGCCACATCGGCGGCATCGTGCCGGCGCGCGGGCTTACGGCGGGGGCGAAGCCCGCCGGCAACCTGCTGTACCACGGCGGGCCCGTGCAGCACACGAACACCACCTACGCGATCTACTGGGTGCCGAGCGGCTTCTCGGTGGACGCGACATACGTCTCCACGATCAACGGGTTCCTGGCAAACGTCGCCAGGGCCAGCGGCACCACCTCGAACGTCTACTACAGCGACACGCAGTACACCGACGGCTCCGGAAGGGCCGGCTACTCGTCGACCTTCGGCGGGTCGTTCGTCGACACCCATGCGTTCCCGGCGAGCGGCTGCAAGGACCGCTACACGTCCGTCTGCCTGAGCGACGCGCAGATCCAGACCGAGATCCGCCGGGTGGTCACGGTCAAGGGCTGGAAGCCCGGCGCCGGCCGGATGTTCTTCATGTTCACGCCGCGGAACGTCGGCAGCTGCTTTGGCAACTCGTGCTCGTTCAGCTTCTTCTGCGCCTACCACGGCGACTTCGGGCCGTCGTCCTCGCCGACGATCTACGCCAACCAGCCGTACGCGGCGTCCGTGCCGTCGCGGTGCGACTCGGGGCAGCACCCGAACGGCGGCGATGCCGACGCGACGATCAACGTCGCAAGCCACGAGCACAACGAGGCGAACACCGACCCGCTCGGGAACGCGTGGTACGACAGCGCGGGTGAGGAGAACGGCGACAAGTGTGCGTGGGGCTTCGGCACGCCGCTCGGGTCGACCGCGCACGGGCAGTACAACCAGGCGATCGGGACCGGGAAGTACTACCTGCAGCGCGAGTGGAGCAACCGCAGCGGGGGCTGCGTCCTGCGCGGGCTCTGACGCACGGCGTCAGCGGCCGGATGTCCGGTAGGCGGAATCCGCCGCGTACCGCGCGGCCCGCTCGCCCGCACTCGCCTGCGCCATCCAGGCGGCCGCGGCGAGCGATGCCGCGATCACGCAGGCGTAGGTCGCCCGGCTCGAGGTGGCCTGCGCGAGCGCGCCGGCCGCGACCGGGCCCACCAGCGCGGCGGCCGACCAGACGATGTTGAGCAGTGCGGCGACCGCGGTCAGCGAGATGCCCGCGCGCCGCGCTCCCACCACTCCCAGCGGAAACGTGATGGTGAACATCAGCGCCGAGATGGGCCCGCGCGCGAGCAGGAAGCCGATCACGGCCTCCGAGCTGGTGCTGGCGGCGACGACCAGCAATGCGACCGCGATGGCGACGGAGCTGAGGCAAGCGACGCGCACGCTCGCGGCACGCTCGCCGAACCGCGCGACGATGGCGCTCGAGGCGATGAACGCCAGGGCCGCGACCGAGAAGACCAGGCCGATGCTGGACTCCGTCAGGCCGTTTCGGTGGAGCTGCAGCGGCGTCAGCAGGTTGACGGCGCCGCCGACGAACCCGCCCAGCGCCATCGTCACCAGGCTGACCAGCACCAAGCGGTCGCCGGCGACGCGGCGCATGGTGGTCGCCAACGGCACCGTGGTCTCGGGGCGCTGACCGGTGTGCGCGGGGATCGCCGTCATGCCCGCGAACACGACCCCGGTGACCACCGCGCAGGCGACGAACGGGGCCGCCAGCCCGAAGCGCTCGACCGCGATGCCGGCGAAGCCAGGGCCGGCGATGCCCCCCAGGCCGGCCGTCGTGACGGTCAGCGACAGGGCGCGCGCCTGGCTCGTGCCGGCCACCTCGCCGAGCCACGCGACGCCGGTCGTCCAAACGATGCCGAAGCCGACGCCGAAGAGCATCCGTGACAGGAGCAGCGTCCAGAACGATCCGGACACGCCCGTCGTTATGTCGGACAGCGCCATCAGCAGCATCGCCGCGAGCGTGAGCCGGCGCGCGCCGAAGCGGTCGGCGAGGACGCTGGCCGGGATCGAGACCGCGAGGATCGTCACGCTCGCCGAGGCGAGCAGCGCGCCGCCCTCGACCTTCGACAGGTCGAAGCGCTGCGAGTACGCCGGCACCAGCGGGACGAGCGCCGTCCAGACCACTTCCCCGACGAAGATGCCGAGGTAGAGGAGCAGCGCCGAGCGGCGCACTACGCGGCGCCCGCCGGGGCCGGCCGCAGCGCGCCGTGGCGCCCGACGCTCACGCTCAGCATCGCGGCGAGCACGCCGAGCGCGCCGGCGAGCAGGAACGCGGGCTCGTAGGAGCCGAACCACGTGCGGGTCGCGCCGGCGCCCCAGGCGGCGAAGGCGGCGCCGAACTGGTGGCACGCGAACACCCATGCGAAGACGACGCCCACTCGCTCCCGGCCGAACACCTCCCGGCAGAGCGCGACGGTGGGCGGCACGGTCGCGACCCAGTCGAGCCCGTAGAAGACGATGAACGCGACCAGGCCGAGCCCGGCGTCGCCGAGCGCGGCGTTGAGGCCGAGCAGTGAGAGGCCGCGCAGGCCGTAGTACCAGAACAGCAGCCAGCGCGGGTCGAAGCGATCGGTCAGGTAGCCGGAGCAGACGGTGCCGACGATGTCGAAGACCCCGATCGCGGCGAGCAGTCCGGCGCCGCGCACCTCGCTCAGCCCGTGGTCTGAGCACGCGGCGATCAGGTGCGTGCCGATCAGCCCGTTGGTCGTCGCGCCGCAGATGAAGAACGCGCCGGCCAGCAGCCAGAAGTCGCGCACGTGCACTGCGTCGCGCAGCGTGTCGACCGCGCTTCGGAAGGGGTTCATGTGGCGCCGGAGCGGCTCGGCCTCGGTGCCACCGTACGGGAGCAGGCCGACGTCGGCCGGCTCGTTGCGCAGGAAGACGAGCGCGATCGGCGCGACCAGCAGCACCGCGGCGGCCGCAACGGTGAGTGCCGCCGCGCGCCACGAGTACTCGGTGACGATCCATGCGAGCAGCGGCAGGAAGACCAGCTGCCCGCTCGCGTTGCTGGCGGTCAGCATGCCGGTGACGAGACCGCGGCGATGGACAAACCACCGGTTCGCGACTATGGCGGCGAGCGGGACGGCGACCGCTCCGGTGCTCGCGCCCACGACCACGCCCCACAGCAGGTAGAGCTGCCAGGCGGATGTCATGATCGTGGTCAGCGCGGCTCCTGTCGCCACAAGGGACAACGCGATCACGGTGATCCGGCGGATCCCGAAGCGCTCGACGATCGCCGCCGCGAACGGTGCGCCCAGGCCGTAGATCAGCAGGTTGACCGCAACGGCGCCGCCGATGATCGCCCGCGACCAGCCGAACTCGTGCTGGAGCGGGATGATCAGGACGCCGGGTGTGGCCCTGAAGCCGGCCGCTGTGACGAGCACTGCGAACGTCGCCGCCGCGACGATCCAGGCATAGTGGACCCGGTTCGTGGCGGTGCGCACGGCCATCTGCCCATCCTAGACGTCCTTGCAGGGTCAACCACCCACCGCCGATTTCGCCCCGGCTCCGTGACACTCTCGTCACGTATCCGTGTGTCACAGAACCGTCACGGGACCGCACCACCGCCCGTTTCGGGGTCAAAGCCCCGACGGGTGGGTGTCACGCGGCCGTGACGGGTTCGTGACGGATCGCCGGCCTGGTTGGGCGAAAGGCGGCGGCACCCCAATTATTGGAGTCAAAGCCCCGGCGGGTGGGTGTGACCGCCGCGTTGCAGGTTCGTGACGGGCTGCCCCGTCACAGCGGTGTCACGAACGGCGCTAGCGGATCGTGACGCGGCGCGAGTGCGACCTCGCGCTCATCCAGGGGTGGGACTTCCCGCCCCTGTACGACCAGCGCAGATACGCGTTGCCCGCCGTCGCGAAGCTGACCGTCCGCGAGAACCGGCCGGAGCGGTTGACCTTGACCCGCCCGATCGTCCGCCACGATCCGTGCTTCGACCGCCGTGCCTGCAGCCGCACGGTCGCCGTGTGCATGTTCGGCGAGGACGAGCCGCTGAACGTGAAGCCGGCGCCGCGCGCTGCGGACGAGACCGAGCTCCGCGAGCCCAGCCGCGGCACCACGAACACCCTGTGGCCCGGCACCTTCAGCCCCTGCTCGGTGTCCGAC harbors:
- a CDS encoding MFS transporter, which translates into the protein MRRSALLLYLGIFVGEVVWTALVPLVPAYSQRFDLSKVEGGALLASASVTILAVSIPASVLADRFGARRLTLAAMLLMALSDITTGVSGSFWTLLLSRMLFGVGFGIVWTTGVAWLGEVAGTSQARALSLTVTTAGLGGIAGPGFAGIAVERFGLAAPFVACAVVTGVVFAGMTAIPAHTGQRPETTVPLATTMRRVAGDRLVLVSLVTMALGGFVGGAVNLLTPLQLHRNGLTESSIGLVFSVAALAFIASSAIVARFGERAASVRVACLSSVAIAVALLVVAASTSSEAVIGFLLARGPISALMFTITFPLGVVGARRAGISLTAVAALLNIVWSAAALVGPVAAGALAQATSSRATYACVIAASLAAAAWMAQASAGERAARYAADSAYRTSGR
- a CDS encoding MFS transporter, coding for MAVRTATNRVHYAWIVAAATFAVLVTAAGFRATPGVLIIPLQHEFGWSRAIIGGAVAVNLLIYGLGAPFAAAIVERFGIRRITVIALSLVATGAALTTIMTSAWQLYLLWGVVVGASTGAVAVPLAAIVANRWFVHRRGLVTGMLTASNASGQLVFLPLLAWIVTEYSWRAAALTVAAAAVLLVAPIALVFLRNEPADVGLLPYGGTEAEPLRRHMNPFRSAVDTLRDAVHVRDFWLLAGAFFICGATTNGLIGTHLIAACSDHGLSEVRGAGLLAAIGVFDIVGTVCSGYLTDRFDPRWLLFWYYGLRGLSLLGLNAALGDAGLGLVAFIVFYGLDWVATVPPTVALCREVFGRERVGVVFAWVFACHQFGAAFAAWGAGATRTWFGSYEPAFLLAGALGVLAAMLSVSVGRHGALRPAPAGAA
- a CDS encoding DUF6458 family protein, translating into MRIGTSLVLFAVGAILRFAVTLHTSNVNWDIVGDVLMIAGAIGFVMTLLWIAMANRRQPVAGRTRTRAYDDPQRPYSNY